CTTCAGCTTGGAGCGGACGAAAGCCGCGCCCTTGCCCGGTTTGACGTGCTGGAAATCCAGTACCGTAAAAATATCGCCGTCCACCTCAACGGTCAGGCCTGTTTTAAAATCGTTAACGGAAATCACTAATAAACCCCTCCTGAATTCAAAAATGACTTGTCCTTATTAGAACAATTAAACTCTTAAGGTCGCAGCCTACACAGGCGGCATAACCGAAGTTTACAAAACCGTGTAGTCCTTGGACGAATGGGTCAATCGCTCGACGCCGTTCTCCGTGACGACTACATCATCCTCAATGCGGACGCCCCCGAGTCCCGGAACGTAAATGCCCGGCTCCACGGTGACAACCATGCCCGGCTGCAGCACATCATCGCTGAGCTTGGACAGCCGCGGCCATTCATGCACTTCCATGCCGAGGCCATGGCCAAGACTGTGTCCGAACTGCTCGCCGTACCCGTAACGGGCGATGATGTCCCGCGACAAAGCGTCGCATTCTCTGCCGGTCATGCCCGGCTTGATATGCTCCAGCGCATGCAGCTGGGCCTCCAGCACGATGTCGTAAATTTCTTTTAGTTTTGGATCGGGGCTGCCCAGCGCGATCGTCCGTGTGATATCGGAGCAGTAGCCGTCCAGCAGCGCGCCGAAATCGAACGTTACGAACTCATTGGTCTGAATCACCTTCTGACTCGCAACGCCATGCGGCATCGCGGACCGTTCCCCTGAAGCCACAATCGTATCGAAGGACGATGAGGTCGCCCCGTGGCTTCGCATGTAGAATTCCATTTCCAGATCTACGTCCCGTTCGGTCATGCCCGGCTTGATCACATTCAGAATGTGCCGGAACGTATCGTCCGCAAGATCCGCGGCCCTTCTCATTACGGCAAGCTCGTCTTCATCCTTGAACATGCGGAGCTTCTCCACAGCCTGGGATACCGGAACGAGCTCGGCCGCCGTCTTCAACGCTTCCGCGTAAGAGGCATAGGCGCCGTAAGCGACGTCATCCTGCTCGAAGCCGAGACGCGCCTGCCCGCCCTTTGGCAGCAGTTCGCGGACCGTATCGATAAACTTCGGGCCGTGCTCCACAATCTTAAGCCCTTTACTCTGTTCCGATGCCTGGGTCATATAGCGAAAATCTGTCAGCAAATAGCTTTCGTCGCCCGTAATCAGCACATAGCCGGATGAACCGGTAAATCCGCTCAAATAGCGGCGGTTGATGCCGCTTGTGATTAACATTGCGTCCAGACCGTGATCCTGCACTACCTTCCGCAGTTTGGAGACTCGGTTGTTGCCCATCATCATTCTCCTCTCGAAAAT
This region of Paenibacillus sp. URB8-2 genomic DNA includes:
- a CDS encoding M24 family metallopeptidase, with the protein product MGNNRVSKLRKVVQDHGLDAMLITSGINRRYLSGFTGSSGYVLITGDESYLLTDFRYMTQASEQSKGLKIVEHGPKFIDTVRELLPKGGQARLGFEQDDVAYGAYASYAEALKTAAELVPVSQAVEKLRMFKDEDELAVMRRAADLADDTFRHILNVIKPGMTERDVDLEMEFYMRSHGATSSSFDTIVASGERSAMPHGVASQKVIQTNEFVTFDFGALLDGYCSDITRTIALGSPDPKLKEIYDIVLEAQLHALEHIKPGMTGRECDALSRDIIARYGYGEQFGHSLGHGLGMEVHEWPRLSKLSDDVLQPGMVVTVEPGIYVPGLGGVRIEDDVVVTENGVERLTHSSKDYTVL